A genomic stretch from Neomonachus schauinslandi chromosome 16, ASM220157v2, whole genome shotgun sequence includes:
- the ANKRD11 gene encoding LOW QUALITY PROTEIN: ankyrin repeat domain-containing protein 11 (The sequence of the model RefSeq protein was modified relative to this genomic sequence to represent the inferred CDS: deleted 1 base in 1 codon), with amino-acid sequence MPKGGCSRTPQHEDFSLSNDMVEKQTGKKDKDKVSLTKTPKLDRSDGGKEVRERATKRKLPFTVGANGEQKDSDTEKQGPERKRIKKEPVTRKAGLLFGMGLSGIRAGYPLSERQQVALLMQMTAEESANSPVDTTPKHPSQSTVCQKGTPNSASKTKDKVNKRNERGETRLHRAAIRGDARRIKELIGEGADVNVKDFAGWTALHEACNRGYYDVAKQLLAAGAEVNTKGLDDDTPLHDAANNGHYKVVKLLLRYGGNPQQSNRKGETPLKVANSPTMVNLLLGKGTYTSSEESSTESSEEEDAPSFAPSSSVDGNNTDSEFEKGLKHKAKNPEPQKTVTPVKDEYEFDEDDEQDRVPPVDDKHLLKKDYRKETKSNSFISIPKMEVKSYTKNNTIAPKKAAHRILSDTSDEEDVGVTVGTGEKLRLSAHAILPSNKTREPSSSKQQKEKNKVKKKRKKETKGKEVRFGKRNDKFCSSESDSESSESGEDDGDSVGSSGCLKESPLVLKDPSLFSSLSASSTSSHGSSAAQKQNPSHSDPHAKHWRTDNWKTISSPAWSEVSSLSDSTRTRLTSESDCSSEGSSVESLKPVRKKQEHRKRGSLQSALSEKKSSFHASVDGAIPKLDKEGKVVKKHKTKHKHKNKEKGLCSVGQELKLKSFTYEYEDSKQRSEKAILLDNDVSSENKLKALKHDRDHFKKDERLGKMKSEDKEWLFKEEVVKVSKDEKSLKRIKDMSRSFREEKDRLNKAEKEKLVKEKSPKEEKLRLYKEERKKKSKDRPSKLEKKNDFKEDRLSKEKEKTFKEEKEKLKKDKVYKEDSSAFDEYCNKSQFLENEDTKFSLSDDQQDRWFSDLSDSSFDFKGDDSWDSPVTDYRDVKSDPVARLILETVKEDSKDKKRENKGREKRDYGDKRNDRDAFFRKRDRDCVDKSCERRKEQMEKHKGVPSCLPERDKKRRESAEGGRDRKDPLEGSKERKDGRAKPEEPYREEPKELGGEASFKDRPDCDLGKGLEPWERPPPARERERKEKVKLERCKDKSSDKDKGEKPILEKCQKDKESDKGFREKKDSKEKHKDTHSKDKERKASLDQVKEKREKTFPGLLSEDFPEKKGKEKSWYIADIFTDESEDEKDEYAASGLRLGEAGDPPRVDGPPDPDRHRKHSADRQHSEKQKDRELREKKKEKGALEGGKDKKEKVLEKHKDKKDKDSAEKYKDRKDRMSVDSTQEKKNKQKPPEKVERKPPAEDKARSRHRDRPDREHCRDRKASRSTEAEKSLLEKLEEEALHAYREDSNDKASEVSSDSFTDRGQEPGLSALLEVSFTEPPEEKAKEKERHRHSSSSSKKSHDRERIKKDKSEKREKSDDYKDPGGRKDPGQYDKDLSDADAYGIPYGTKADVEDGLDKAIELFSTEKKDRNDSEREPSKKVEKELKPYGSSTASALKERRRRDKHRERWRDDRDKHRDRHGDGPLRHHKDEQRPAARDKDNPPNPLRDKSREESLKLSEAKLKEKFRENPEREKGDPAKVSNGNEKLPVSRDVGKRDARPREKLLGDGDLMMTSFERMLSQKDLEVEERHKRHKERMKQMEKMRHRSGDPKLKERMKAAEDARKKSLDAPAKKPPALDPALKDRKLKESAPAPPAAENKPHPGPAVDARDWLAGPHMKEVLPASPRPDQGRPTGVPTPASVVSCPSYEEAMHTPRTPSCSADEYSDLIFDCADPQPVSSTSARACSPSFFDRFSVAAGGVCETASQTPTRPLCTSLYRSVSVDIRRTPEEEFSPGDKLFRQQSVPTASTYDSPGQHLEDKAPGPPGPAEKFACLSPGYYSPDYGIPSPKADALHCLPAAAVNTTPSPEGAFPGLQAKSPPPHRDELLAPSMEGALPPDLGIPLDATEDQQATAAIIPPEPSYLEPLDEGPFSTVITEEPVEWAHPAASEQGLSCSLIGGAPENPVSWPVGPDLLLKSPQRLPESPQHFCPSEAVHPAAPGPFGATEPPYPGSPDSYPLSATEPGLEGAKGDVGEAVPASVSAPEEPAAFAPASRLEPFFSNCKPLPEAAPDTAPEPACLTTVAQVEALGPMESNFLENGHDLSALGQVEPVPWPDGFPSAEDDLDLGPFSLPDLPPLQAKDVSDVETEPTEEPALVPPEETPAGPPVVLNGGDGPAAAAEDQPPRPPDQVAPRLAAEPEPEPPEEPQPDATVEAAVEAGAVSEGRVPEDSDSSLGPAPAPPEQQPPGSGEEAAEGQDAPAASHSVPDAPVDGSAVADGAGPLDSAGLEGPLGSMQPEVMEPEPKPAAEAPKAPKVEEIPQRMTRNRAQMLANQNKQSSPPSEKEPVPAPAPRAKGRCCEEDDPQAQHPRKRRFQRSSQQLQQQMNTSTQQTREVIQQTLAAIVDAIKLDDIEPYHSDRSNPYFEYLQIRKKIEEKRKILCYITPQAPQCYAEYVTYTGSYLLDGKPLSKLHIPVIAPPPSLAEPLKELFKQQETVRGKLRLQHSIEREKLIVSCEQEILRVHCRAARTIANQAVPFSACTMLLDSEVYNMPLESQGDENKSVRDRFNARQFISWLQDVDDKYDRMKTCLLMRQQHEAAALNAVQRMEWQLKVQELDPAGHKSLCVNEVPSFYVPMVDVNDDFVLLPA; translated from the exons ATGCCCAAGGGTGGGTGTTCTAGAACACCACAGCACGAAGACTTTTCCCTCAGCAACGACATGGTGGAGAAACAGACGGGGAAAAAG GATAAAGATAAAGTTTCTCTGACCAAGACCCCAAAGCTGGACCGCAgtgatggagggaaggaggtgagggagcgAGCAACCAAACGGAAGCTGCCCTTCACCGTGGGGGCCAATGGAGAGCAGAAGGACTCGGACACAG AGAAGCAGGGTCCTGAGCGGAAGAGGATTAAGAAGGAGCCTGTCACCCGGAAGGCCGGACTGCTGTTTGGCATGGGGCTGTCTGGGATCCGAGCCGGCTACCCCCTCTCCGAGCGCCAGCAGGTGGCTCTCCTCATGCAGATGACTGCCGAGGAGTCTGCCAATAGCCCAG TAGACACAACACCAAAGCACCCCTCCCAGTCGACAGTGTGTCAGAAGGGGACACCTAACTCTGCCtcaaaaaccaaagacaaagtgAACAAGCGAAACGAGCGCGGAGAGACCCGCCTGCATCGCGCGGCCATCCGCGGGGACGCCCGGCGCATCAAGGAGCTCATCGGCGAGGGCGCGGACGTCAACGTCAAGGACTTCGCAG GCTGGACGGCGCTGCACGAGGCGTGTAACCGCGGCTACTACGATGTCGCCAAGCAGCTGCTGGCCGCGGGCGCGGAGGTGAACACCAAGGGCCTGGATGACGACACCCCCCTGCACGACGCTGCCAACAATGGACACTACAAG GTGGTGAAGCTGTTGTTACGGTATGGAGGGAACCCTCAGCAAAGCAACAGAAAAGGCGAGACGCCCCTAAAGGTGGCCAACTCCCCGACCATGGTGAATCTCCTGTTGGGCAAGGGGACCTACACATCCAGCGAGGAGAGCTCGACCG AGAGCTCAGAGGAGGAAGACGCCCCGTCGTTCGCGCCTTCTAGCTCAGTTGACGGCAATAACACAGACTCTGAATTTGAGAAAGGCCTAAAGCACAAGGCTAAGAATCCAGAGCCCCAGAAAACTGTGACCCCTGTCAAGGATGAATACGAGTTTGACGAGGATGACGAGCAGGACAGAGTCCCTCCAGTGGACGACAAACACTTACTGAAAAAGGAttacagaaaagaaactaaatcaaacagtttcatttctatacccaaaatggaagtgaaaagttACACTAAAAACAACACAATTGCACCAAAGAAAGCGGCTCATCGAATCTTGTCAGACACGTCGGACGAGGAGGACGTTGGTGTCACTGTGGGGACAGGAGAGAAGCTGAGACTCTCGGCACATGCAATATTGCCCAGTAACAAAACACGGGAACCTTCCAGTTCCaagcagcagaaggaaaaaaataaagtgaaaaagaagcgaaagaaagaaacaaaaggcaaagaAGTGCGATTTGGAAAGAGGAACGACAAGTTCTGCTCATCGGAGTCGGACAGTGAGTCCTCGGAGAGTGGCGAGGACGATGGGGACTCGGTGGGGAGCTCCGGCTGCCTCAAGGAGTCCCCGCTGGTGCTGAAGGACCCCTCCCTGTTCAGCTCTCTGTCTGCCTCCTCCACCTCGTCCCACGGGAGCTCTGCTGCCCAGAAGCAGAACCCCAGCCACTCAGACCCGCACGCCAAGCACTGGCGGACAGACAATTGGAAAACCATTTCTTCTCCTGCCTGGTCAGAGGTTAGCTCTCTGTCAGACTCCACAAGGACGAGACTGACGAGCGAGTCTGATTGCTCCTCTGAGGGCTCCAGCGTGGAGTCGCTGAAGCCCGTGAGGAAGAAGCAAGAGCACAGGAAGAGGGGCAGCCTGCAGAGCGCCCTGTCTGAGAAGAAGAGCTCTTTCCATGCCAGCGTGGATGGGGCCATTCCCAAGCTGGACAAGGAGGGGAAGGTCGTCAAGAAACACAAAAcgaaacacaaacacaaaaacaaggaGAAAGGGCTGTGTTCGGTCGGTCAGGAACTCAAGCTGAAAAGCTTCACCTATGAGTACGAGGACTCCAAGCAGAGGTCCGAGAAGGCCATACTTCTGGACAACGATGTATCCAGCGAAAACAAGTTGAAGGCCTTGAAGCACGACAGGGACCACTTCAAGAAGGACGAGAGACTTGGCAAAATGAAGTCAGAGGACAAGGAATGGCTCTTCAAAGAGGAGGTGGTCAAAGTTTCCAAGGATGAAAAATCCCTGAAGAGAATCAAAGACATGAGCAGGTCTTTCCGAGAAGAAAAGGACCGtttaaataaagcagaaaaggagaaattagtGAAGGAAAAGTCTCCtaaagaggaaaaactgagactgtacaaagaggaaaggaagaaaaagtccaAAGACAGGCCctcaaaattagagaaaaagaatgacTTTAAAGAGGACAGACTTtcgaaggagaaagaaaagactttcaaagaagagaaagaaaaactcaaaaaagacAAGGTTTACAAAGAAGACTCGTCCGCTTTTGACGAATACTGTAACAAGAGTCAGTTTCTGGAGAACGAGGACACCAAGTTCAGCCTTTCTGACGACCAGCAGGACAGGTGGTTTTCCGACCTGTCCGACTCGTCCTTTGATTTCAAAGGGGACGACAGCTGGGATTCTCCGGTGACGGACTACAGGGACGTGAAGAGTGACCCTGTGGCCAGACTGATCCTGGAGACCGTGAAAGAGGACAGCAAGGACAAGAAGCGGGAAAACAAGGGCCGCGAGAAGCGAGACTATGGGGACAAGCGGAACGACAGGGACGCCTTCTTCAGGAAGAGGGACAGGGACTGTGTGGACAAGAGCTGcgagaggaggaaggagcagatggagaagcaCAAGGGCGTCCCCAGCTGCCTGCCCGAGAGGGACAAAAAGAGGAGGGAGTCTGCCGAGGGCGGGCGGGACCGGAAGGACCCCCTTGAGGGCAGCAAGGAGCGCAAGGACGGCAGGGCCAAGCCCGAGGAGCCATACCGGGAGGAGCCGAAGGAGCTGGGCGGCGAGGCCAGCTTCAAGGACAGGCCCGACTGTGACCTGGGGAAgggcctggagccctgggagagg cccccccccgccagagagagggagaggaaggagaaggtgaaGTTGGAGAGATGCAAAGACAAGTCCAGTGACAAGGATAAAGGCGAAAAACCCATCCTCGAGAAATGTCAGAAGGACAAGGAATCTGACAAGggttttagagagaaaaaagatagCAAGGAGAAGCATAAAGATACACACAGCAAGGACAAGGAGAGGAAAGCGTCCCTCGACCAAGttaaggaaaagagggagaagactTTCCCTGGGCTTCTCTCCGAGGACTTCCctgagaagaagggaaaggagaagagcTGGTACATCGCAGACATCTTCACCGACGAGAGCGAGGACGAGAAGGACGAGTATGCCGCCAGTGGGCTCAGACTCGGGGAGGCCGGGGACCCGCCCCGAGTGGACGGCCCCCCGGACCCTGACCGGCACCGGAAGCACTCCGCCGACCGGCAGCACTCCGAGAAGCAGAAAGACCGGGAGCTccgagaaaagaaaaaggagaagggagccctagaagggggcaaagacaagaaagagaaagtccTCGAGAAGCACAAAGACAAGAAGGATAAAGACTCCGCAGAAAAGTACAAGGACAGGAAAGACCGGATGTCCGTCGACTCcactcaggaaaagaaaaacaaacagaagcccCCAGAGAAGGTGGAGAGGAAGCCCCCTGCCGAGGACAAGGCCAGGAGCAGGCACCGGGACAGGCCAGACAGGGAGCACTGCCGAGACAGGAAGGCGTCGAGGAGCACGGAGGCCGAGAAGAGCCTGCtggagaagctggaggaggaggccCTGCACGCGTACAGGGAGGACTCCAACGACAAGGCCAGCGAGGTGTCCTCGGACAGCTTCACGGACCGCGGGCAGGAGCCGGGCCTCAGCGCCCTCCTGGAGGTGTCCTTCACAGAGCCCCCCGAGGAGAAGGccaaggagaaagagaggcaCAGACACTCTTCGTCCTCGTCCAAGAAAAGCCACGATCGGGAGAGAATCAAGAAAGACAAGTccgagaaaagagagaagagcgATGACTACAAGGACCCTGGCGGCAGGAAGGACCCCGGCCAGTACGACAAAGACCTCTCGGACGCCGACGCTTATGGGATCCCTTACGGCACGAAAGCCGACGTGGAGGACGGGTTGGATAAAGCCATCGAGCTCTTCTCCACTGAGAAGAAAGATAGGAACGATTCGGAAAGGGAGCCCTCCAAGAAAGTGGAGAAGGAGCTGAAGCCCTACGGGTCCAGCACCGCCAGCGCCctcaaggagaggaggaggagggacaagcaccgggagaggtggagggatgaCAGGGACAAGCACCGTGACAGGCACGGGGACGGGCCCCTGCGGCACCATAAGGACGAGCAGAGGCCTGCGGCCAGAGACAAGGACAATCCTCCGAACCCGCTCAGAGACAAGTCCAGGGAGGAGAGCCTGAAACTCAGCGAGGCCAAGCTGAAGGAGAAGTTCAGGGAGAACccggagagagagaagggtgacCCGGCAAAGGTCAGCAACGGAAACGAGAAGCTGCCGGTGTCCAGAGACGTGGGCAAGAGGGACGCGCGGCCCAGAGAGAAGCTTCTGGGCGACGGTGACCTGATGATGACCAGCTTCGAGCGCATGCTGTCCCAGAAGGACCTGGAGGTCGAGGAGCGGCacaagagacacaaagagaggATGAAGCAGATGGAGAAGATGCGGCACAGGTCCGGGGACCCGAAGCTCAAGGAGAGGATGAAGGCCGCCGAGGACGCGCGCAAGAAGAGTCTGGACGCCCCTGCCAAGAAGCCGCCGGCGCTGGACCCTGCCCTGAAGGACAGGAAGCTCAAGGAGTCTGCTCCTGCTCCGCCCGCCGCCGAGAACAAGCCCCACCCGGGACCAGCCGTGGACGCGAGGGACTGGTTGGCAGGGCCGCACATGAAAGAGGTCCTGCCCGCGTCTCCCAGGCCTGACCAGGGCCGGCCCACCGGGGTGCCCACGCCCGCATCCGTGGTGTCGTGCCCCAGCTACGAGGAGGCCATGCACACGCCCAGGACACCGTCCTGCAGCGCCGACGAGTACTCCGACCTCATTTTCGACTGTGCAGACCCCCAGCCCGTGTCCAGCACGTCCGCCCGCGCCTGCTCCCCTTCCTTCTTCGACAGGTTCTCTGTAGCGGCGGGTGGGGTTTGTGAGACCGCGAGCCAGACGCCTACGAGGCCGTTGTGCACAAGCCTTTACCGCTCGGTCTCCGTTGATATCAGGAGGACCCCCGAGGAAGAATTCAGCCCTGGGGACAAGCTGTTCAGACAGCAGAGTGTCCCCACCGCGTCCACTTACGACTCACCGGGGCAGCACCTGGAGGACAAGGCCCCTGGGCCCCCAGGTCCTGCCGAGAAGTTTGCCTGCTTGTCTCCGGGGTATTATTCCCCGGACTATGgcatcccctcccccaaagcGGACGCTCTGCACTGCCTGCCTGCGGCCGCGGTcaacaccaccccctccccagagggTGCCTTCCCTGGTTTACAAGCGAAGTCCCCCCCTCCACACAGAGATGAGCTCTTGGCCCCATCCATGGAGGGGGCCCTTCCGCCTGACTTGGGCATCCCCCTGGATGCCACGGAGGACCAGCAGGCCACTGCCGCCATCATCCCCCCGGAGCCCAGCTACCTGGAGCCCCTGGACGAGGGGCCCTTCAGCACGGTCATCACGGAGGAGCCCGTTGAGTGGGCGCACCCGGCGGCCTCGGAGCAGGGCCTCTCCTGCAGCCTGATCGGGGGCGCCCCTGAGAACCCCGTCAGCTGGCCTGTGGGGCCGGACCTCCTGCTTAAGTCCCCACAGCGACTCCCAGAGTCCCCGCAGCATTTCTGCCCCAGTGAGGCCGTCCACCCTGCTGCGCCGGGGCCCTTTGGGGCCACAGAGCCCCCttacccaggctcccctgactcGTACCCTCTGTCGGCCACCGAGCCTGGACTTGAGGGCGCCAAAGGTGACGTGGGGGAGGCGGTCCCGGCCTCTGTCTCCGCCCCAGAGGAACCAGCCGCCTTtgcccctgcctccaggctggAGCCGTTCTTCTCCAACTGCAAGCCGCTGCCGGAAGCAGCCCCCGACACGGCCCCGGAGCCTGCGTGTTTGACCACCGTGGCTCAGGTGGAGGCTCTGGGGCCCATGGAAAGTAACTTCCTGGAAAACGGGCATGACCTGTCGGCCCTCGGCCAGGTGGAGCCGGTGCCCTGGCCCGACGGCTTCCCCAGCGCCGAGGACGACTTAGATCTCGGGCCCTTTTCCTTGCCAGATCTTCCCCCTCTTCAAGCGAAAGACGTTTCCGACGTCGAAACAGAACCTACAGAAGAGCCTGCCCTCGTTCCTCCGGAAGAGACCCCGGCGGGGCCCCCTGTGGTCCTGAACGGCGGGGATGGCCCTGCCGCAGCCGCCGAGGACCAGCCCCCGCGGCCTCCTGACCAGGTGGCCCCCCGGCTTGCCGcggagcccgagcccgagcccccGGAGGAGCCCCAGCCAGATGCCACAGTGGAAGCCGCGGTAGAAGCAGGGGCCGTGTCGGAGGGGAGGGTCCCTGAGGACTCCGACTCCAGCCTGGGGCCGGCGCCGGCACCCCCCGAGCAGCAACCGCCAGGGAGTGGAGAGGAGGCGGCCGAGGGCCAAGATGCGCCGGCCGCATCCCACAGCGTGCCCGACGCCCCCGTGGACGGCTCGGCCGTGGCGGACGGGGCCGGCCCACTCGACAGTGCCGGTCTCGAGGGGCCGCTGGGCAGCATGCAGCCCGAAGTGATGGAACCAGAACCCAAACCCGCGGCCGAAGCCCCCAAGGCCCCCAAAGTGGAGGAGATCCCCCAGCGCATGACCAGGAACCGGGCCCAGATGCTGGCCAACCAGAACAAGCAGAGCTCGCCCCCCTCGGAGAAGGAGCCCGTCCCCGCACCCGCCCCCCGAGCAAAGGGCCGCTGCTGTGAGGAGGACGACCCCCAGGCCCAGCACCCACGCAAGCGCCGCTTCCAGCGCTCCagccagcagctgcagcagcagaTGAACACGTCCACACAGCAGACGCGGGAAGTGATCCAGCAGACGCTGGCCGCCATCGTGGACGCCATCAAGCTGGACGACATCGAGCCCTACCACAGCGACAGGTCCAACCCCTACTTCGAATACTTGCAGATCAGGAAGAAGATCGAGGAGAAGCGCAAGATCCTCTGCTACATCACCCCTCAGGCACCCCAGTGCTATGCCGAGTACGTTACCTATACGGGCTCCTACCTCCTGGACGGCAAGCCGCTCAGCAAGCTGCACATCCCCGTG ATtgcgccccctccctccctggcggAGCCCCTGAAGGAGTTGTTCAAGCAGCAGGAGACGGTGCGGGGCAAGCTGCGTCTGCAGCACAGCATCGAGCGG GAAAAGCTCATCGTCTCCTGCGAGCAGGAGATCCTGCGGGTTCACTGCCGGGCGGCGAGGACCATTGCGAACCAGGCGGTACCGTTCAGTGCCTGCACCATGCTGCTGGACTCGGAGGTCTACAACATGCCCTTGGAAAGTCAG GGCGATGAGAACAAGTCCGTGCGCGACCGGTTCAATGCCCGCCAGTTCATCTCCTGGCTCCAGGACGTGGACGACAAGTATGACCGCATGAAG ACGTGTCTCCTGATGCGGCAGCAGCACGAGGCCGCGGCTCTCAACGCCGTGCAGAGGATGGAGTGGCAGCTGAAGGTCCAGGAGCTGGACCCCGCCGGGCACAAGTCCTTGTGTGTCAACGAGGTGCCCTCCTTCTACGTGCCCATGGTCGACGTCAACGACGACTTCGTGCTTCTGCCAGCCTGA